One window of Dyadobacter sandarakinus genomic DNA carries:
- a CDS encoding carbohydrate-binding protein, translated as MKIYISLFLLVVSFLTQAQSNKTIPGKIQAENFDAVYGVGTEDTQDEGGGQDIGWIGDGSWMDYHVQVTKSGYYTFRFRIANGFSPEATIVLKSAVGSELGRVTLPQTGGMQGWQTATMIAPLPAGSQTIRIFAEKGIFSFNWFECSGSKSIAGLIQAEHFDNMSGVRIEETGDTGGGGNLGYIDDNDWMDYNLQVTAAGNYTASFRISNAYGQGIIELRDVQGNVLGEVNVPQTGGWQSWNTISTQVTLPAGSQVVRVFARSGAFNFNWFELVPQNAQPVTENTLPGKVEAENFGDMLNMAAEATEDTGGGQNLRWIEDSSWADYPVQVAAAGVYTFNFRIANGFSPDARLSLKNAEGNVLASISLPQTGGMQGWKTIPVLASLPAGNQTLRVFADKGIFSLNWWSASASRPFLGKMEAEHFDVAGDIRTEETGDTDGGLNVSYIDDNDWLDYNVNIASAGLYTVNFRVSNSYGNGNIELQTASGSVLASVDVPQTGGWQNWRTIRTTAQLTAGSQVLRIHAKRGSFNLNWFEIIPGSVLGQAAITFNEIGARTTADDPFDLTASSNHSESPITFSSSNPSVISVSNATGSWKATVAGPGQATITASQAATFNFNAAESVSRTVTVTAVTNTGLGERIPIDSKRWYQLTNAANGLEGLFDGLTQENVLTGWGKVIDYYDAYYPLKDGESMTLESIKMFDFTGSTIDQPMIISIINDQWQKVEIGRFTGEVYNGWVGPYPGRNLSGNAQFRLDAPISNARYIVLTIPHTLPTEIEFYGSYTAPPAITKTARTKNIRLKDMLGVNGYEWNFQDGAHTELLVESKVQAAKSFTGLRHYMDWEKLESTEGVFSYNPTLSGSWNYDLIYERCKAENIEVLACLKTQPNWMQNTYPEGMRDAENVPVRYGADFTQPASYVEQARVAFQYVARYGSNKNVDPSLLSVSTTPRWYGDYANTIKIGLDLIKYIECDNERDKWWKARKGYQTAREYAANMSAFYDGHKNTMGPAVGVKNADPNMKVVIAGLVTGPDFIKGMVDWCKEFRGYNADGTVNLCWDIVNFHLYTDNASSSQSGTSTRGAAPEVTNAGTIMDNFVKVTREYSNDLPLWITEAGYDINESSPLKAVAIGDKSAVQVQADWILRTSLFAARHGIEKLFFYQMYDDNPLAGMFGSSGFLNDDQTRRPAADYFVQTNKLFGEYVYKETIHSDPMVDRYELNGKSLYIIAVPDETGRTKSYTLNLGGAGSARIYTPRIGSNDMSFTDVPVENGSITLTATESPVFVTGIEGQNLRQAAVEATPLLNKEAVPVMGEDVRVFPNPIVDYLNIELQNENMAHVDIKIFDSASGRLHKTVQVKKTGSSLSHQFNVAHLPAGVYIVEIRQGEQRAFRKIAKGY; from the coding sequence ATGAAAATCTACATATCCCTCTTCTTACTGGTTGTTTCGTTCCTTACTCAGGCTCAGTCAAATAAAACCATCCCCGGAAAAATACAGGCCGAAAACTTCGACGCCGTATATGGTGTAGGCACCGAAGACACCCAGGATGAAGGTGGCGGACAGGATATCGGTTGGATTGGGGATGGTAGCTGGATGGATTACCATGTACAGGTTACAAAATCGGGATACTATACCTTCCGGTTCCGCATTGCAAACGGTTTTAGTCCCGAAGCAACAATTGTACTTAAATCAGCAGTCGGCAGTGAGCTCGGCCGCGTCACACTCCCTCAGACCGGGGGTATGCAGGGCTGGCAGACCGCCACGATGATCGCCCCGCTTCCCGCAGGCAGCCAGACCATCCGCATATTTGCAGAAAAAGGCATTTTCAGTTTTAACTGGTTTGAGTGTTCGGGGTCAAAAAGCATTGCCGGATTGATTCAGGCGGAGCATTTCGACAACATGTCGGGCGTACGTATTGAAGAAACAGGCGATACTGGCGGCGGCGGCAACCTGGGCTATATTGATGATAACGACTGGATGGATTACAACCTGCAGGTAACTGCGGCAGGCAACTATACCGCCAGCTTCCGGATTTCCAATGCTTACGGACAGGGCATTATTGAGCTCCGCGATGTACAAGGCAATGTACTGGGCGAAGTGAATGTTCCGCAGACCGGCGGCTGGCAGAGCTGGAATACCATCAGCACGCAGGTAACCCTGCCCGCAGGCAGCCAGGTAGTGCGCGTGTTTGCCAGAAGCGGTGCGTTCAATTTCAACTGGTTTGAACTCGTACCGCAAAATGCCCAGCCTGTGACCGAGAATACATTACCCGGCAAGGTCGAGGCCGAGAACTTTGGTGACATGCTTAACATGGCCGCTGAGGCTACCGAGGATACCGGTGGAGGACAAAACCTGCGCTGGATTGAGGACAGCAGCTGGGCCGACTACCCTGTGCAGGTGGCTGCGGCAGGCGTATATACTTTTAATTTCCGCATTGCGAACGGATTTAGTCCCGATGCCAGGTTATCCCTTAAAAACGCAGAAGGCAATGTGCTGGCCAGTATCAGCCTGCCGCAAACCGGCGGAATGCAGGGCTGGAAAACCATTCCGGTACTTGCTTCTTTACCCGCAGGCAATCAAACATTGCGTGTGTTTGCCGATAAAGGTATTTTCAGTCTGAACTGGTGGTCTGCATCCGCTTCACGTCCTTTTCTGGGCAAAATGGAAGCTGAACACTTTGACGTGGCCGGCGACATACGTACCGAAGAAACGGGTGATACCGACGGCGGGCTCAATGTCAGCTACATCGACGACAATGACTGGCTGGATTACAATGTCAACATTGCTAGTGCTGGCTTATATACGGTTAATTTTCGTGTTTCAAACAGCTACGGAAATGGTAACATCGAGTTGCAGACCGCATCAGGTAGTGTGCTGGCGAGCGTAGATGTACCGCAGACAGGCGGCTGGCAAAACTGGCGTACCATCCGTACCACTGCCCAGCTCACCGCAGGCAGCCAGGTACTGCGGATTCATGCAAAGCGCGGCTCATTCAACCTCAACTGGTTTGAGATCATTCCCGGCTCTGTGCTCGGACAGGCTGCCATCACCTTCAACGAAATTGGCGCACGCACTACGGCCGATGATCCTTTTGATCTGACTGCCAGCAGCAACCATAGCGAGTCACCGATCACTTTCAGTTCTTCCAATCCGTCGGTGATCAGCGTCTCCAATGCTACCGGCTCGTGGAAAGCGACCGTGGCAGGGCCCGGCCAGGCAACGATCACGGCTTCGCAGGCTGCGACATTCAACTTCAATGCAGCTGAAAGCGTGAGCCGCACCGTGACCGTTACTGCGGTGACCAATACCGGCCTGGGCGAACGTATTCCTATTGACAGCAAGCGCTGGTACCAGCTGACCAATGCTGCAAACGGACTCGAAGGCCTTTTTGACGGACTTACCCAGGAAAATGTGCTGACAGGCTGGGGCAAGGTAATCGACTACTATGATGCCTATTATCCATTGAAGGACGGCGAGTCGATGACGCTGGAAAGTATTAAGATGTTTGACTTTACCGGGTCTACCATTGATCAGCCCATGATTATTTCCATCATCAATGATCAGTGGCAAAAAGTCGAAATCGGCAGGTTTACCGGTGAAGTATACAACGGATGGGTAGGTCCCTATCCCGGCCGGAACCTCAGTGGCAATGCACAGTTCAGGCTGGATGCCCCTATTTCCAATGCACGGTATATTGTACTTACCATTCCGCACACGCTGCCCACCGAAATTGAATTTTACGGAAGCTACACGGCTCCGCCTGCAATCACCAAAACTGCCCGTACCAAAAACATCCGCCTCAAAGACATGCTGGGCGTGAACGGTTATGAATGGAATTTTCAGGACGGTGCGCATACCGAACTGCTTGTAGAGTCAAAAGTGCAGGCGGCCAAAAGCTTTACAGGGCTGCGGCACTATATGGACTGGGAAAAACTGGAATCCACCGAAGGTGTTTTTTCATACAACCCCACACTCAGCGGAAGCTGGAACTACGACCTGATTTACGAACGCTGCAAGGCTGAGAACATTGAAGTACTGGCCTGTTTGAAAACCCAGCCCAACTGGATGCAGAACACCTATCCCGAAGGCATGCGTGACGCTGAAAATGTGCCAGTGCGCTATGGAGCGGACTTCACGCAGCCAGCTTCCTACGTTGAGCAGGCACGGGTGGCATTCCAGTATGTGGCCCGCTATGGCAGCAATAAAAACGTTGATCCCTCATTGCTGAGCGTATCTACTACCCCACGCTGGTATGGTGATTATGCCAATACAATCAAAATCGGCCTGGATCTCATCAAGTACATTGAATGTGATAACGAGCGCGACAAGTGGTGGAAAGCACGCAAAGGATACCAGACTGCCCGGGAATATGCAGCCAATATGTCGGCTTTTTATGATGGTCATAAAAATACAATGGGACCTGCCGTGGGCGTCAAGAATGCAGACCCTAATATGAAGGTGGTGATTGCCGGCCTCGTGACCGGGCCAGACTTCATCAAAGGAATGGTTGACTGGTGCAAAGAGTTCAGGGGTTACAATGCAGACGGTACAGTAAACCTTTGCTGGGACATTGTCAACTTCCACCTCTATACGGACAATGCATCGTCCAGCCAAAGCGGGACTTCTACCCGGGGTGCTGCACCGGAAGTGACCAATGCGGGAACCATCATGGACAACTTTGTAAAAGTGACCCGCGAGTACTCCAATGATCTGCCGCTCTGGATTACGGAGGCAGGTTATGATATCAACGAATCAAGCCCGCTGAAAGCAGTAGCGATTGGTGATAAATCAGCAGTACAGGTTCAGGCCGACTGGATCCTGAGAACGTCCTTGTTTGCAGCCCGGCACGGAATAGAAAAGTTGTTCTTTTACCAAATGTATGACGATAATCCCCTGGCAGGCATGTTCGGCTCATCGGGTTTCCTGAATGACGACCAGACCCGCCGGCCGGCCGCAGACTACTTTGTGCAAACCAACAAGCTTTTTGGTGAGTATGTTTACAAAGAAACCATCCACTCCGACCCGATGGTAGACCGGTACGAGCTGAATGGCAAATCGCTGTACATCATTGCTGTACCGGACGAAACCGGCCGCACCAAATCCTATACTTTGAACCTCGGCGGAGCGGGATCTGCGAGAATTTATACCCCCAGGATCGGCAGCAATGATATGTCGTTTACGGATGTACCAGTTGAAAATGGTTCGATTACGCTTACGGCAACGGAAAGCCCGGTGTTTGTAACAGGCATTGAAGGGCAGAATTTGCGCCAGGCTGCCGTAGAAGCTACGCCCCTGCTCAACAAAGAAGCTGTGCCGGTCATGGGCGAAGATGTCAGGGTATTCCCCAACCCGATCGTGGATTACCTTAACATTGAATTACAAAATGAAAACATGGCGCATGTAGACATCAAGATCTTTGACTCAGCGAGCGGAAGGTTGCACAAGACGGTTCAGGTGAAGAAAACGGGCAGCAGCCTGTCGCACCAGTTCAATGTGGCGCATCTTCCCGCGGGAGTTTATATTGTAGAAATCAGGCAGGGCGAGCAGCGGGCATTCCGCAAAATCGCAAAGGGATATTGA
- a CDS encoding GlxA family transcriptional regulator codes for MIQLGLLITNGHRLLSVAAILDVFESVNVFYEQSGLPHFFKITLLTPEPTPVRFNAAYEMQPLAMAGFQNLILVPAFGAGDIRFAIGRNQACIPWLREQFQNGSEVGSFCTGAFLLAAAGLLNGKQATTHIDSATTLATNFPEIILRSDAVVTDDHGIFTSGGATSSFHLMLYLIKRFCGKEVTLRTAKMFAIDMDREQQTYFGSFLPMQDHGDGLVNMAQKKIENEYQEGRTIEELIQDIPASRRNVVRRFKQAIGLTPIEYLQKTRIEAAKKLLEQTDQSVLEVMLNSGYNDLKSFRQLFKKSTGITPKEYRDKFNISRMTITRMAAV; via the coding sequence ATGATACAGTTAGGTCTTTTGATTACGAATGGCCACCGTCTGCTGAGCGTGGCCGCAATTCTCGATGTTTTTGAAAGTGTCAATGTATTTTACGAGCAATCGGGCCTGCCGCATTTTTTTAAAATCACCCTGCTCACACCTGAACCAACTCCCGTGAGGTTCAATGCAGCGTACGAGATGCAGCCCCTGGCTATGGCCGGCTTTCAGAACCTCATCCTCGTACCTGCCTTTGGTGCTGGCGACATCCGGTTTGCGATCGGGCGAAACCAGGCCTGTATTCCCTGGCTGCGCGAGCAGTTTCAGAATGGATCGGAGGTGGGCAGCTTTTGTACCGGAGCATTCCTGCTGGCTGCGGCGGGCTTGCTCAATGGAAAGCAGGCCACTACGCACATCGACTCGGCTACCACACTGGCAACCAATTTTCCTGAAATCATTCTCAGGAGCGATGCCGTAGTTACGGATGACCACGGGATATTCACAAGTGGCGGGGCTACCAGCAGCTTCCACCTGATGTTGTACCTGATCAAAAGATTCTGCGGTAAAGAAGTGACACTCCGCACCGCCAAGATGTTTGCAATTGATATGGATCGGGAGCAGCAAACGTACTTCGGGTCGTTCCTGCCCATGCAGGACCACGGCGACGGACTGGTGAACATGGCGCAGAAAAAAATCGAAAATGAGTACCAGGAAGGCCGCACCATTGAAGAGCTCATCCAGGACATTCCGGCAAGCCGGCGTAATGTGGTGAGGCGGTTTAAACAGGCAATCGGGCTTACTCCCATTGAATATCTGCAGAAAACCCGGATTGAAGCCGCCAAAAAGCTGCTCGAACAAACCGACCAGAGCGTACTGGAAGTTATGCTCAACTCGGGATACAATGATCTGAAATCATTCAGGCAGCTGTTTAAGAAAAGCACCGGCATTACTCCCAAAGAGTACCGCGACAAGTTTAATATTTCTAGGATGACTATCACCAGAATGGCTGCCGTATAA
- a CDS encoding peptidoglycan DD-metalloendopeptidase family protein: protein MKSFNSAALLVLALYFLACKPVPVSHWFPVTPQEKYEKELYKAKLEKTTAGQTWLKMATLVLQDTLFSAAPYQERFYLGDSMPAQALRIRIPEGRQLVIRPVRDPEDTTSKLFVELFKIKSKGKAQRLEYFADSQDSLTFSDHNGDTLLLRLQTGLNEKLTVSLSLTTQPLLHFPVAGHGMSSVISYWGADRDAGARLHEGIDIKAKRGTPVVACEQGFVTQTGTNNLGGKVVFVSSLQSPYSLYYAHLDSQLVVTGTRVARGDTLGLVGNTGNAITTTPHLHFGIYARGSGAVNPLPFINDRKEKLPGLPEKSKWLGDTVRIRKKAGIFASAQLDSKEQIAALPADTPVKILGEMAKGYRVVLENGTIGYIPTVPLRAARPAVSQVVRP from the coding sequence ATGAAATCCTTCAACAGTGCTGCACTTCTGGTGCTTGCGCTATACTTTCTGGCCTGTAAGCCGGTTCCCGTCTCGCACTGGTTTCCGGTAACCCCTCAGGAGAAGTATGAAAAGGAACTTTACAAAGCCAAACTCGAAAAAACGACCGCAGGACAAACCTGGCTGAAAATGGCAACCCTCGTTTTACAGGATACCTTGTTTTCTGCGGCACCCTACCAGGAGCGTTTTTACCTTGGTGATTCGATGCCGGCCCAGGCACTGCGTATCCGCATTCCGGAAGGCAGGCAGCTGGTAATCAGGCCCGTCCGCGACCCGGAGGATACCACTTCCAAGTTGTTTGTAGAGTTGTTTAAAATCAAAAGCAAAGGAAAAGCCCAGCGCCTTGAATATTTCGCTGATAGCCAGGATTCGCTCACCTTTTCTGATCATAACGGAGATACCCTGCTGCTCCGGCTGCAAACAGGTTTGAACGAAAAACTTACAGTATCCCTGTCGCTGACTACCCAGCCATTGCTGCATTTTCCGGTGGCAGGCCACGGTATGTCGAGCGTGATCAGCTACTGGGGCGCCGACCGTGACGCAGGTGCGCGCCTGCACGAGGGCATTGATATCAAAGCAAAAAGGGGCACACCCGTAGTAGCATGTGAGCAGGGGTTTGTAACCCAGACCGGCACCAATAACCTGGGTGGAAAAGTTGTATTTGTATCGTCATTACAGAGCCCTTACTCACTCTACTACGCGCATCTTGATAGCCAGCTGGTGGTAACCGGTACCCGCGTGGCGCGTGGCGATACCCTTGGACTGGTGGGCAACACAGGAAATGCTATTACGACCACTCCGCACCTGCATTTCGGGATTTATGCGCGGGGATCAGGGGCTGTCAACCCGCTGCCATTTATCAATGACCGCAAAGAAAAACTGCCCGGTTTACCTGAAAAATCAAAATGGCTCGGCGATACGGTAAGGATCCGGAAGAAAGCCGGCATTTTTGCCTCAGCCCAGTTGGATTCCAAAGAACAGATCGCCGCACTCCCCGCAGACACCCCCGTCAAAATACTGGGAGAAATGGCGAAAGGTTACCGGGTAGTCCTGGAAAATGGCACCATCGGGTACATCCCGACAGTACCGCTCAGAGCAGCCCGGCCGGCAGTATCACAGGTAGTACGACCATAA
- a CDS encoding tetratricopeptide repeat-containing sensor histidine kinase has product MKKYSCVALMTLLCLYADAQEMEDALKRTRQGKEDTNRVLAYIEYGQLLENENLDSAAHYYQRANALSEKLDYATGKFKYRSNYTYILNLQGKFGQGLKLNKESLAIATKAKNKLNMAKALANIGASYTYLGNYTESIRYYQQAADQFTRAGVTMFLPKLYVNIGTAFEHANLFEKSLVYKQKALALARPMADSVQLADILTNVGTCLFNLKRYNDCIPYFYEGIGIARKVKADIYVIQAYSGLSGAFRHLERMGEAKRYGEMGLELARKTGNVFLEMECLRALMFVAEQDNQPEVSARYTARALEIAEANGMTDHLVELYEDYAADLARRKNYKAAYDYLLRYNTLNDSIQGADVQKQLQELDTRYLTAQKEKQIAVLEADKQRRTTLIYSLAAGLLVLAVISALIYRNITIRKKVAENEVLQLQQEKQLVATNSILKGQEEERTRVARDLHDGLGGLLSGIKLTLNSVKGNMILPEESAMTFSRALNQLDGAISEMRRVAHSMMPETLVRFGLIDALHDFCDGISASGALQVIMQEFGFQKRLDSSVEIVLYRVVQELLNNVLKYAEASEAHVQLTWVDHQVSLTVEDNGKGFDVNNLDLNKGAGLRNVKARVDYLNGRLDIRSKPSEGTSILVEIVV; this is encoded by the coding sequence ATGAAAAAGTACTCTTGCGTGGCTTTGATGACACTTTTGTGCCTGTATGCAGATGCACAGGAAATGGAAGATGCACTGAAACGCACCCGGCAGGGAAAGGAAGACACCAACCGCGTACTGGCCTATATTGAATACGGACAACTGCTGGAAAATGAAAACCTGGATAGTGCAGCCCACTACTATCAGAGGGCCAATGCATTGAGTGAAAAGCTGGACTATGCTACCGGTAAGTTCAAATACAGATCCAATTACACCTACATTCTCAATCTGCAGGGAAAGTTCGGGCAGGGTTTGAAACTGAACAAGGAGAGCCTGGCGATTGCAACAAAAGCAAAAAACAAGCTCAACATGGCCAAAGCACTGGCCAACATCGGGGCAAGCTATACGTACTTGGGTAACTATACGGAGTCCATCCGGTATTATCAGCAGGCCGCCGATCAGTTTACCCGAGCAGGAGTGACAATGTTTTTGCCGAAGCTGTATGTAAACATCGGTACTGCCTTTGAGCATGCCAACCTGTTTGAAAAGTCATTGGTGTACAAACAAAAAGCACTCGCACTTGCCCGCCCGATGGCCGACAGCGTACAGCTCGCCGACATCCTGACCAATGTAGGTACCTGCCTGTTTAACCTGAAACGGTACAACGACTGCATTCCCTATTTCTATGAAGGAATCGGGATCGCCAGAAAAGTGAAGGCTGATATTTATGTGATCCAGGCTTACAGCGGACTTTCGGGCGCATTCCGCCACCTGGAACGGATGGGTGAAGCCAAAAGATATGGTGAAATGGGCCTGGAACTCGCCCGGAAGACAGGTAATGTTTTTCTGGAAATGGAATGCTTGCGTGCGCTGATGTTTGTGGCCGAGCAGGACAACCAGCCGGAAGTTTCGGCCCGGTACACCGCCAGGGCGCTGGAAATCGCCGAGGCAAATGGAATGACCGACCATCTGGTGGAGCTGTATGAGGACTATGCCGCCGACCTAGCCAGGCGGAAAAACTACAAGGCTGCCTACGACTACCTGCTCAGGTACAATACATTGAATGACTCTATCCAGGGTGCGGATGTTCAAAAGCAACTGCAGGAGCTGGACACACGGTACCTTACCGCACAGAAAGAAAAGCAGATTGCTGTGCTTGAAGCAGATAAGCAAAGGCGTACTACCCTGATTTACAGTCTGGCAGCAGGTTTACTGGTCCTGGCAGTCATATCCGCGCTCATTTACAGGAACATTACAATCAGGAAAAAGGTAGCCGAAAATGAAGTATTGCAGTTGCAGCAGGAAAAGCAGCTCGTAGCCACCAATTCTATCCTGAAAGGTCAGGAAGAAGAACGTACCCGTGTAGCCCGCGACCTGCATGATGGTTTGGGCGGGCTGCTGTCAGGCATCAAACTAACGTTAAACTCCGTGAAAGGAAATATGATCCTGCCCGAAGAAAGCGCCATGACGTTTTCGCGGGCTCTTAACCAGCTCGATGGTGCCATTTCAGAAATGCGCCGCGTAGCGCACAGCATGATGCCCGAAACCCTCGTGCGTTTCGGGCTGATTGATGCGCTGCACGACTTTTGCGACGGAATCTCCGCCTCAGGCGCTTTGCAGGTTATTATGCAGGAGTTTGGGTTTCAAAAGCGGCTCGACTCTTCCGTTGAAATCGTACTTTACCGGGTTGTTCAGGAGCTGCTGAACAATGTCCTGAAATATGCCGAAGCCAGTGAAGCCCATGTACAGCTGACCTGGGTGGATCATCAGGTAAGTCTGACTGTTGAAGACAATGGTAAGGGTTTTGATGTCAATAACCTGGACCTGAACAAGGGTGCCGGACTGCGGAATGTGAAGGCACGGGTAGACTATCTCAATGGCAGGCTCGACATCCGGTCGAAACCCAGCGAAGGCACTTCGATATTAGTAGAAATCGTGGTTTAA
- a CDS encoding response regulator: protein MRTRILIVDDHPLVLEGLKSLLADSGEVVVTGTVTNAIDAIAFLKNHEVDIAFLDINLPDINGIDLCKKIKDQFPQVKTLALSTFNERAYVSRMIQNGASGYLIKSSGKEEILEAIRQVQAGGYFMNVSFDQHIASPVSKPMPFLTRREKEVLVLIAQGLTNPQIAEQLFISVTTVNSHRQNLLMKFEVSNTASLIRLAAGQGLI from the coding sequence ATGCGCACAAGAATACTCATCGTGGACGACCACCCGCTGGTACTGGAAGGGCTGAAATCCCTTCTTGCAGACAGCGGCGAAGTGGTAGTGACGGGTACAGTCACCAATGCTATTGATGCGATCGCATTTCTGAAAAATCATGAAGTGGATATTGCTTTCCTGGATATTAACCTGCCGGATATCAATGGAATTGATCTTTGTAAAAAAATCAAAGATCAGTTTCCGCAGGTAAAAACGCTCGCATTGAGCACCTTCAATGAACGTGCCTACGTTTCCCGCATGATCCAGAATGGCGCGTCGGGCTACCTCATCAAAAGCTCCGGCAAAGAGGAAATCCTTGAAGCAATCCGGCAGGTACAGGCGGGAGGTTATTTCATGAATGTCAGTTTTGACCAGCATATCGCAAGTCCGGTTTCCAAACCCATGCCTTTTCTGACGCGCCGGGAGAAGGAAGTGCTGGTACTCATTGCGCAGGGACTTACCAATCCGCAGATCGCCGAGCAGCTTTTTATCAGTGTTACTACCGTCAACAGTCACCGGCAAAACCTGCTCATGAAATTTGAAGTTTCCAACACGGCTTCCCTCATCAGGCTGGCTGCGGGACAGGGACTGATCTGA
- a CDS encoding putative toxin-antitoxin system toxin component, PIN family, which produces MSKNFSRLDQHILSGKVKLLFSQELLDKFIEVASRLKFTRYFSANDIKSVVTIISDYSEFVFVTTIVNECRDEKDNFLLALGVDGQVDVLITGDADLLTLDTYRGTRIQTITAFLEQL; this is translated from the coding sequence ATATCAAAAAACTTTTCCAGGCTGGATCAACATATCCTTTCCGGAAAAGTAAAGCTGCTGTTCAGTCAGGAATTGCTGGACAAATTTATAGAGGTAGCCAGCCGTCTCAAATTCACCAGGTATTTCTCTGCGAATGACATAAAGAGCGTTGTTACGATTATCTCTGACTACTCGGAGTTTGTATTCGTAACAACGATTGTAAACGAGTGCCGGGATGAAAAAGATAATTTTCTCCTGGCTCTGGGTGTTGACGGACAGGTAGATGTACTAATCACAGGTGATGCCGATCTTTTAACCTTAGACACATACAGAGGTACCCGAATACAGACGATTACAGCTTTTCTTGAACAACTGTAA
- a CDS encoding arylsulfatase: MKRFTSLFIALLLGSAAWSQVQKGSSGRPNIVFILADDLGYGDVGFNGQKLIRTPNIDRLAREGMIFSQFYAGTPVCAPSRSSLLSGKHTGHTYIRGNKSVEPEGQEPIADSVQTLAEVLKKAGYVTGAFGKWGLGPVGSEGNPARQGFDRFYGYNCQGLAHRYYPAHLWDNAQKVVLKGNDNLRYNKEYAPDLIQKKALDFIDARSTKEPFFLFLPYILPHAELIVPDDSILQSYKGKFEEKPYKGADYGAGAKGEGYASQQIPRATFAAMVTRLDLYVGQVLAKLKEKGLDQNTLVIFTSDNGPHIEGGADPKFFNSAAGFRGVKRDLYEGGIREPFAARWPGVIRPGSKSDYIGAFWDVLPTFAELAKAAAPRQIDGISFADALRGKPTQQKHDYLYWEFHEQGGRQAVRQGNWKGVRLKAAGNPNAPVELYDLSKDPFETQDIAAQNPAKAKELGEIMNKAHINSAIFPFTAQQK, from the coding sequence ATGAAAAGGTTTACATCACTTTTTATTGCCTTGCTACTTGGTTCTGCGGCCTGGTCACAGGTTCAGAAAGGCAGCTCAGGTCGCCCCAACATTGTTTTTATTCTTGCTGACGACCTGGGTTACGGTGATGTGGGCTTCAATGGTCAGAAGCTGATCCGTACTCCCAATATCGACCGCCTTGCCCGCGAAGGAATGATTTTCTCCCAGTTTTATGCAGGGACACCGGTTTGCGCACCGTCGCGGTCGTCATTGCTGAGCGGAAAACATACGGGCCATACCTACATCCGAGGCAACAAGAGCGTGGAGCCCGAAGGTCAGGAGCCGATTGCCGACTCGGTGCAAACCCTGGCCGAAGTGCTGAAAAAAGCAGGTTATGTGACAGGTGCATTCGGGAAATGGGGCCTCGGTCCGGTAGGATCAGAGGGTAATCCCGCCAGGCAGGGCTTTGATCGTTTTTATGGTTATAACTGCCAAGGTCTGGCACACCGGTATTATCCGGCGCATCTCTGGGACAATGCACAGAAAGTGGTGCTGAAAGGCAATGATAACCTGCGGTATAATAAAGAGTATGCCCCCGACCTGATCCAGAAAAAAGCACTGGATTTCATTGATGCAAGAAGTACAAAAGAGCCGTTTTTCCTGTTTCTGCCCTACATTTTACCGCATGCTGAGCTGATAGTACCTGATGACAGCATCCTGCAATCGTACAAAGGCAAGTTTGAGGAAAAACCGTACAAAGGTGCAGATTATGGTGCAGGGGCAAAGGGTGAAGGCTATGCGTCCCAGCAGATTCCGCGCGCTACTTTCGCGGCCATGGTCACGCGCCTCGACCTGTATGTAGGTCAGGTACTTGCCAAATTGAAAGAGAAGGGCCTGGATCAGAATACACTCGTCATTTTTACCAGCGACAACGGTCCGCACATTGAGGGCGGCGCTGATCCCAAGTTCTTTAACAGTGCGGCGGGTTTTCGTGGCGTAAAACGCGATTTGTACGAAGGTGGGATTCGTGAACCCTTTGCGGCCAGGTGGCCGGGCGTGATCAGGCCGGGCTCAAAGAGTGACTACATCGGCGCATTCTGGGATGTGCTGCCAACTTTTGCCGAGCTGGCCAAAGCTGCTGCTCCCCGGCAGATTGATGGAATTTCGTTTGCAGACGCACTACGCGGCAAACCAACCCAGCAAAAACACGACTATTTATACTGGGAATTTCATGAACAGGGCGGGCGCCAGGCTGTGCGGCAGGGCAACTGGAAAGGAGTAAGACTTAAAGCTGCCGGCAACCCCAATGCCCCCGTGGAACTATACGATTTGTCCAAAGACCCTTTTGAAACCCAGGACATTGCTGCCCAAAATCCCGCTAAGGCCAAAGAGCTTGGCGAGATCATGAACAAGGCCCACATCAATTCAGCGATTTTCCCTTTTACGGCTCAACAGAAGTAG